From Streptomyces sp. NBC_01460, a single genomic window includes:
- the ehuA gene encoding ectoine/hydroxyectoine ABC transporter ATP-binding protein EhuA, with the protein MATEPAPLEKTTDAAPDPLVTGVEPLVRFDKVVKRYGDHVVLDELDFTVRRGEHVTLIGPSGSGKTTILRLLMTLERVSDGVIWVDGSPLSHVRTPSGALKPAGEKDLRESRKKIGMVFQQFNLFPNMKVLQNITEAPVNVLGMDRDEAETRARELLDLVGLSGKTDAHPSQLSGGQQQRVAIARALAMRPEILLLDEVTSALDPELVAGVLDLLGDIARTTDITMLCVTHEMNFARDVSEKVLMFDAGRVVESGSPEKIFTDPEHERTREFLNAVL; encoded by the coding sequence TTGGCCACTGAACCCGCCCCCCTGGAGAAGACCACCGACGCGGCTCCGGACCCCCTGGTGACCGGGGTCGAGCCACTGGTCCGCTTCGACAAGGTCGTCAAGCGGTACGGCGACCATGTGGTCCTGGACGAGCTGGACTTCACCGTGCGGCGCGGCGAGCACGTCACGCTCATCGGGCCGAGCGGCTCGGGCAAGACCACCATCCTGCGGCTGCTGATGACCCTGGAGAGGGTCAGCGACGGCGTGATCTGGGTCGACGGCTCGCCGCTCTCGCACGTGCGGACGCCGTCCGGCGCGCTGAAGCCGGCGGGTGAGAAGGATCTGCGGGAGTCCCGGAAGAAGATCGGGATGGTCTTCCAGCAGTTCAACCTCTTCCCGAACATGAAGGTGCTCCAGAACATCACCGAGGCCCCGGTCAACGTGCTGGGGATGGACCGCGACGAGGCGGAGACACGGGCCCGGGAGCTGCTCGACCTGGTCGGGCTCTCCGGGAAGACCGACGCCCATCCCTCACAGCTCTCCGGCGGCCAGCAGCAGCGCGTGGCCATCGCCCGCGCGCTGGCGATGCGGCCGGAGATCCTGCTGCTCGACGAGGTGACGTCGGCGCTGGACCCCGAACTCGTCGCCGGTGTGCTGGATCTGCTGGGCGACATCGCCAGGACCACCGACATCACGATGCTCTGCGTGACCCACGAGATGAACTTCGCCCGGGACGTGTCCGAGAAGGTGTTGATGTTCGACGCGGGACGGGTCGTGGAGTCCGGTTCCCCGGAGAAAATATTCACCGACCCCGAACACGAACGTACGCGCGAGTTCCTCAACGCGGTCCTGTGA
- the ehuD gene encoding ectoine/hydroxyectoine ABC transporter permease subunit EhuD — protein MNTFDRSAAGEALPLLLEGFRVTLLATVLGTLLAAVLGLAIAVANRAPSRFVTVPVKAVMEFVRATPLLVQLVGAAALFTSVEPLTIGIVVLGVHYATYTSEVYRAGIDGVPKGQWEACRALSLTPRRTWQAVILPQAVRNVLPALGNYAISMFKETPFLAVITVHEMVFEARSYGADHFAYTEVFTLAGLVFLVASYPTSLLMRKLEKRLGH, from the coding sequence GTGAACACGTTCGACCGGTCCGCGGCGGGGGAAGCTCTCCCCCTGCTGCTCGAAGGATTCCGGGTCACCCTGCTCGCGACCGTGCTCGGCACGCTCCTCGCGGCGGTGCTCGGGCTCGCCATCGCGGTGGCCAACCGCGCGCCCTCCCGGTTCGTGACGGTGCCGGTGAAGGCGGTGATGGAGTTCGTCCGCGCCACCCCGCTGCTGGTGCAGCTGGTCGGCGCCGCGGCCCTCTTCACCTCCGTGGAGCCGCTGACCATCGGCATCGTGGTCCTGGGCGTCCACTACGCCACGTACACCTCCGAGGTGTACCGGGCGGGCATCGACGGGGTGCCCAAGGGCCAGTGGGAGGCCTGCCGGGCGCTCTCGCTCACCCCCCGCCGGACCTGGCAGGCCGTGATCCTGCCGCAGGCGGTGCGCAACGTGCTGCCCGCCCTCGGCAACTACGCGATCTCGATGTTCAAGGAGACCCCGTTCCTCGCCGTGATCACGGTGCACGAGATGGTCTTCGAAGCCCGTAGCTACGGCGCCGACCACTTCGCGTACACCGAGGTATTCACGCTCGCCGGACTGGTCTTCCTGGTCGCGAGCTACCCCACGTCGCTGCTGATGAGAAAGCTGGAGAAGCGCCTTGGCCACTGA
- the ehuB gene encoding ectoine/hydroxyectoine ABC transporter substrate-binding protein EhuB — MADFPHLSRRGFLNRTAAVGGLLVVPGLLSACSKTDAGAADGEGALDKLRKQGFVRVAYANEAPYGYMEGKELKGEAPTLHREIFKALGVEELKPTLSEWDGLIPGLQAGKYDVVSAGMAITPERCANALFSEPEFISPTALMVEKGNPRKLTDLASAKAAGVTVGVMSGAVEGSYAKGAGIAERKIKTLQKPQDGADAVKGGRVDAFLLTGISLRWLARTNPDTEVTEAFVPELDGKQQFSPGGAVFRQGNEDLRDSFNRELRKIVSDRSRYVELLKDYGFGATEIPPATLKTADLCKG; from the coding sequence ATGGCTGACTTCCCTCACCTGTCCCGTCGGGGCTTCCTCAATCGAACCGCGGCCGTGGGAGGTCTGCTCGTCGTCCCCGGCCTGCTCTCCGCGTGCAGCAAGACCGACGCGGGCGCCGCGGACGGTGAGGGCGCGCTCGACAAGCTCCGCAAGCAGGGCTTCGTCCGGGTCGCCTACGCCAACGAGGCCCCGTACGGATACATGGAGGGCAAGGAGCTCAAGGGCGAGGCGCCCACCCTGCACCGGGAGATATTCAAGGCGCTCGGCGTCGAGGAGCTGAAGCCCACCCTCTCGGAGTGGGACGGCCTCATCCCCGGTCTGCAGGCCGGCAAGTACGACGTGGTCAGCGCGGGCATGGCGATCACCCCCGAGCGCTGCGCCAACGCCCTCTTCTCCGAGCCGGAGTTCATCTCCCCCACCGCCCTGATGGTGGAGAAGGGCAACCCGAGGAAGCTCACCGACCTGGCGTCCGCGAAGGCGGCCGGGGTCACCGTGGGCGTGATGTCCGGTGCGGTGGAGGGCTCGTACGCCAAGGGCGCGGGCATCGCCGAGCGGAAGATCAAGACGCTGCAGAAGCCCCAGGACGGCGCGGACGCCGTCAAGGGCGGCCGGGTCGACGCCTTCCTGCTGACCGGCATCTCGCTGCGCTGGCTCGCCAGGACGAACCCGGACACCGAGGTCACCGAGGCCTTCGTGCCGGAGCTCGACGGGAAGCAGCAGTTCTCCCCCGGCGGCGCGGTGTTCCGCCAGGGCAACGAGGACCTTCGGGACTCCTTCAACCGTGAGCTCAGGAAGATCGTGTCGGACCGGTCCCGCTACGTGGAACTGCTCAAGGACTACGGCTTCGGCGCCACGGAGATCCCGCCGGCCACGCTGAAGACGGCCGACCTGTGCAAGGGCTGA
- a CDS encoding IclR family transcriptional regulator, which produces MALKPEPKAPFHSVQYALRVLESVSTHGGGVTEARISRETGLPTGHLAPLLLTLRREGYIEQVADGAYIVGSSLLELGSGAARKLALEAKLQQTLVQLRDSVGAAVYVSRYVDGEIRVTQVADGPRTPAVNEWVDFRSAAHASAIGKCLLTQLDQNGRRDHLARHRIARLTSRTITSEKVLFSKLDSQPATVPVLDLQEYAVGTVCAAVPLTAGSSAGCLALSLPIEHAHRLRAAAATLNRRAAPVLLSLAL; this is translated from the coding sequence GTGGCGTTGAAGCCCGAGCCGAAGGCGCCGTTCCATTCGGTGCAGTACGCCTTGCGTGTGCTCGAGTCCGTCTCGACGCACGGCGGCGGCGTGACCGAGGCCCGGATCTCCCGGGAGACGGGGCTGCCGACCGGTCATCTGGCCCCTCTCCTGCTGACGCTGCGCCGCGAGGGGTACATCGAGCAGGTCGCCGACGGCGCCTACATCGTCGGCTCCTCGCTGCTGGAGCTCGGCTCCGGCGCCGCCCGCAAGCTGGCCCTGGAGGCCAAGCTCCAGCAGACGCTGGTGCAGCTGCGGGATTCGGTCGGCGCGGCGGTCTACGTCAGCCGGTACGTCGACGGGGAGATCCGTGTCACCCAGGTCGCGGACGGGCCGCGCACACCCGCCGTCAACGAGTGGGTGGACTTCCGCTCGGCGGCGCACGCCAGCGCGATCGGCAAGTGCCTGCTCACCCAGCTCGACCAGAACGGCCGGCGCGACCACCTGGCACGGCACCGGATCGCACGGCTGACGTCGCGGACGATCACCAGCGAGAAGGTGCTCTTCTCGAAGCTGGACAGCCAGCCGGCGACGGTACCGGTCCTGGACCTCCAGGAGTACGCCGTGGGCACGGTCTGCGCGGCGGTCCCCCTGACGGCCGGTTCGTCCGCGGGCTGCCTGGCCCTGTCCCTGCCCATCGAGCACGCGCACCGGCTGCGGGCCGCGGCCGCCACGCTGAACCGGCGTGCGGCGCCGGTGCTGCTGTCCCTGGCCCTCTGA
- a CDS encoding putative bifunctional diguanylate cyclase/phosphodiesterase translates to MSGTSEGPTPRAGVSPGAAPSEVTQRDHQGSDLSELREYRAAFAAAALPMAVVDHLGRIVRPNDALGALLGTDPTSLTGRLAADLVGLTSDSTARQEYTEVLRGTRPRLRCARRLKHADGRPLWAEITVAPMGEPPADRAGRVLLTVADVSDRRELRERLRHLRMHDPVTRLPNRTLFFERLATALESAPPADGTASRHGRIGLCYLDIDGFKAVNDTLGHRTGDRLLAAVAGRLTDCAEADDHRTGGHLVARLGGDEFAILVDDSSGTHQLTELARSVLAALQRPFEVAGHRLSVSASIGVVERSSAGTSATALMQAADTTLYWAKADGRARWTLFDPERNAHRMTRQALSSTLRPAVDRGEFTLEYQPLVGMADEVVRGVEALVRWNHPRFGLLAPSRFVPIAEEDGTIVELGRWVLRTACRQARRWQLEHPDEPPLFISVNVAVRQVRDSDLVADVAEILAETGLDPGLLQLELTESAVMGSSGRPLRVLQALSDMGVRIAIDDFGTGYSNLAYLSRLPVSVLKLDGSFVRGFRYEDGAHPSPADETIVEAMVQLAHRLGLTVTAECVETSGQAERLRRIGCDTGQGWLYSRAVAPERIAELIGSRPPEG, encoded by the coding sequence GTGAGCGGAACCTCCGAAGGGCCGACGCCCCGGGCGGGTGTGTCCCCCGGCGCCGCGCCATCAGAGGTCACACAGCGTGATCATCAGGGGTCCGACCTCTCCGAGCTGCGCGAATACCGCGCCGCGTTCGCCGCCGCCGCCCTCCCGATGGCCGTCGTCGACCACCTCGGCCGGATCGTCAGGCCGAACGACGCGCTGGGCGCGCTCCTGGGGACGGACCCCACGTCCCTCACCGGCCGGCTCGCGGCGGACCTCGTCGGCCTCACCTCGGACAGCACCGCCCGGCAGGAGTACACCGAGGTCCTGCGCGGCACCCGCCCCCGGCTCCGGTGCGCCCGGCGGCTCAAGCACGCGGACGGCCGGCCGCTGTGGGCCGAGATCACCGTCGCGCCGATGGGCGAACCACCGGCGGACCGTGCGGGGCGGGTCCTGCTGACCGTCGCCGACGTCAGCGACCGGCGCGAGCTGCGGGAGCGGCTGCGCCATCTGCGGATGCACGACCCCGTGACCCGGCTGCCCAACCGCACGCTGTTCTTCGAACGGCTCGCGACGGCTCTGGAGAGCGCGCCGCCCGCGGACGGGACAGCGTCCCGCCACGGCCGGATCGGCCTCTGCTACCTGGACATCGACGGCTTCAAGGCGGTCAACGACACCCTCGGCCACCGCACCGGCGACCGGCTGCTCGCCGCCGTCGCCGGACGGCTCACCGACTGCGCCGAGGCCGACGACCACCGCACCGGCGGCCACCTCGTGGCACGCCTCGGCGGAGACGAGTTCGCCATCCTGGTGGACGACTCCTCTGGTACGCACCAGCTCACCGAGCTCGCCCGCTCGGTGCTCGCCGCCCTCCAGCGGCCGTTCGAGGTGGCCGGACACCGGCTGTCCGTCTCCGCGTCGATCGGGGTGGTGGAGCGGTCGTCGGCCGGCACCTCGGCCACCGCCCTGATGCAGGCGGCGGACACCACGCTGTACTGGGCGAAGGCCGACGGCCGTGCCCGCTGGACCCTCTTCGACCCCGAGCGCAACGCGCACCGGATGACCCGGCAGGCGCTCTCCTCCACACTCCGCCCGGCCGTCGACCGCGGGGAGTTCACACTGGAGTACCAGCCGCTGGTCGGCATGGCGGACGAGGTCGTACGGGGCGTGGAGGCCCTGGTGCGGTGGAACCACCCGCGGTTCGGGCTGCTGGCACCGAGCCGGTTCGTCCCGATCGCCGAGGAGGACGGCACGATCGTCGAGCTGGGCCGGTGGGTGCTGCGCACGGCCTGCCGCCAGGCCCGCCGGTGGCAGCTGGAACACCCGGACGAGCCACCTCTGTTCATCAGCGTCAACGTCGCGGTGCGGCAGGTGCGGGACTCCGATCTGGTCGCCGACGTGGCGGAGATCCTCGCGGAGACCGGCCTCGATCCCGGCCTGCTGCAGCTGGAGCTCACCGAATCGGCGGTCATGGGGTCGTCGGGCCGGCCGCTGCGGGTCCTTCAGGCCCTCAGCGACATGGGCGTCCGTATCGCGATCGACGACTTCGGCACGGGCTACTCCAACCTCGCCTATCTGAGCAGGCTGCCCGTCTCCGTACTGAAGCTGGACGGCTCCTTCGTGCGCGGCTTCCGCTACGAGGACGGCGCGCACCCCAGCCCCGCCGACGAGACGATCGTCGAGGCCATGGTGCAGCTGGCGCACCGCCTCGGGCTGACGGTCACCGCGGAGTGCGTGGAGACCTCGGGCCAGGCGGAGCGGCTGCGGCGGATCGGCTGCGACACGGGGCAGGGGTGGCTGTACTCGCGCGCGGTGGCCCCGGAGCGGATCGCCGAGCTGATCGGCTCCCGGCCTCCGGAGGGCTGA
- the ehuC gene encoding ectoine/hydroxyectoine ABC transporter permease subunit EhuC, producing the protein MSDFFSTLLDELPQVGSGLWVTVQATVLGSLLALLLSFALGLAAGSGLLLVRGFSRIVVEFFRGTSLYIQLFWLYYAMPQLTGYELTPLLCGVVAFGLNYGAYGSEIVRGAINSVPRAQYEAAVALNMTPLHRMRKVILPQAWVQMIPSFTNLLIQLLKCTPLLWLISAADFMTTIEHIRSLTGETLTAYLLLLAVYFVLAYALTLLMNLLERSAKRRLGLHTGARGLLKTRTAEAVATAGGAR; encoded by the coding sequence ATGAGCGACTTCTTCTCCACACTCCTCGACGAGCTCCCCCAAGTCGGATCGGGCCTGTGGGTGACGGTCCAGGCCACCGTCCTGGGCTCCCTGCTCGCACTGCTCCTGTCGTTCGCCCTGGGCCTCGCCGCGGGCAGCGGGCTGCTGCTGGTGCGCGGCTTCTCCCGGATCGTCGTGGAGTTCTTCCGCGGCACCTCCCTCTACATCCAGCTGTTCTGGCTCTACTACGCGATGCCCCAGCTGACCGGCTACGAACTGACCCCGCTGCTCTGCGGTGTCGTCGCCTTCGGCCTGAACTACGGGGCGTACGGATCCGAGATCGTGCGCGGCGCGATCAACTCCGTGCCCCGCGCCCAGTACGAGGCGGCCGTGGCGCTGAACATGACGCCGCTGCACCGGATGCGGAAGGTGATCCTTCCCCAGGCCTGGGTGCAGATGATCCCGTCCTTCACCAACCTGCTGATCCAGCTGCTGAAGTGCACGCCCCTGCTGTGGCTGATCTCCGCGGCCGACTTCATGACCACGATCGAGCACATCCGCAGCCTCACCGGTGAGACCCTCACCGCCTATCTGCTGCTGCTGGCCGTCTACTTCGTGCTCGCCTACGCGCTGACGCTGCTGATGAACCTGCTGGAGCGGTCGGCCAAGCGCCGGCTCGGCCTCCACACCGGGGCACGCGGCCTGCTCAAGACCCGTACGGCGGAAGCCGTCGCCACGGCCGGAGGTGCCCGGTGA
- a CDS encoding maleate cis-trans isomerase family protein: MTTVGLLYPGHAAEDDFPRIEVMLDSDIRVPLFHTDIDEDARRAGNLRAAGTPDRLAAGAEELRMAGAESLVWACSGGSFAYGWDGAHQQAAELARAAGLPASSTSIAFVHAVRELGASRVAVAATYSEDVAALFADFLGAGGVEVAATRGSGIITATDAAAADVELVKELAVAGDHPDAEVVVLPDNALHTAAYVPELEELLGKPVLTANQVAVWEGLRLAERRIWAPTLGTLFATREPPLGAVEPRGIEVRE; the protein is encoded by the coding sequence ATGACGACCGTAGGACTTCTTTATCCGGGCCACGCCGCGGAGGACGACTTCCCGCGGATCGAGGTCATGCTCGACAGCGACATCAGAGTGCCGCTCTTCCACACCGACATCGACGAGGACGCCCGCAGGGCCGGGAACCTCCGTGCGGCGGGCACGCCCGACCGGCTGGCCGCCGGGGCCGAGGAGCTGCGGATGGCCGGTGCCGAATCCCTGGTCTGGGCCTGCTCCGGCGGCAGTTTCGCCTACGGCTGGGACGGGGCGCACCAACAGGCGGCCGAGCTGGCCAGGGCCGCCGGGCTCCCCGCGTCCAGCACGTCCATCGCCTTCGTCCACGCGGTGCGCGAGCTGGGTGCCTCCCGCGTCGCGGTCGCCGCGACCTACTCGGAGGACGTCGCCGCGCTGTTCGCGGACTTCCTCGGGGCCGGGGGCGTCGAGGTGGCCGCCACCCGGGGCAGCGGCATCATCACGGCGACCGACGCGGCCGCCGCCGACGTGGAGCTCGTGAAGGAGCTGGCCGTCGCCGGGGACCACCCCGACGCCGAGGTCGTCGTGCTCCCCGACAACGCCCTGCACACCGCCGCGTACGTCCCCGAGCTGGAGGAACTTCTCGGGAAGCCGGTCCTCACCGCCAACCAGGTGGCGGTCTGGGAAGGCCTCCGGCTGGCCGAGCGCCGCATCTGGGCCCCCACCCTCGGCACCCTCTTCGCCACCCGCGAGCCCCCGCTGGGCGCCGTCGAGCCCCGGGGCATCGAGGTCCGGGAGTAG
- a CDS encoding glycoside hydrolase family 13 protein has translation MYTEQGVSVTTHWWRHAAIYQIYVRSFADGDGDGTGDLAGVRSRLPYLRELGVDALWFNPWYTSPMADGGYDVADYRDIDPLFGTLAEAELLITEAHGHGLRVLIDLVPNHCSDQHVWFRDALAAGPGSPERERFWFVPGRGADGELPPNDWTSYFGGSAWTRVTEADGTAGPWYLHMFAPEQPDLNWEHPEVRAEFEDVLRFWLDRGVDGFRIDVAHGLAKKPGLPDVGPDPDVTDLPYQDCDAVHDIYRSWRKILDTYGGDRTFVGEVWLPTPEQSARYLRPDELHSAFNFDFLCCAWDTDALRRVVEETFAGHAPVGAPPTWVLSNHDTIRHVTRYGREDTSFDMGDKRLLDPSDPVLGRRRARAAALLTLALPGGVYVYQGDELGLPEVQDLPDALLQDPTFVRSGGVDRGRDGCRVPLPWSGSGASLGFSPEPATAAPWLPQPADWSALSVAAQESDPDSFLSLYRAALALRRERLAVLPEALTWVEAGPGTLCFDRDGGFRCVVNASESAVALPEGADVLIASGPLADGELPPDTAAWLSL, from the coding sequence ATGTATACCGAGCAAGGAGTCTCAGTGACCACCCACTGGTGGCGGCACGCCGCGATCTACCAGATCTACGTACGCAGCTTCGCGGACGGCGACGGGGACGGCACCGGCGATCTCGCCGGGGTCCGCAGCCGCCTCCCGTACCTGCGCGAGCTCGGCGTCGACGCCCTGTGGTTCAACCCCTGGTACACCTCGCCGATGGCCGACGGCGGCTACGACGTGGCGGACTACCGCGACATCGATCCGCTCTTCGGGACCCTCGCCGAGGCGGAGCTGCTCATCACCGAGGCCCACGGACACGGGCTGCGCGTCCTGATCGACCTGGTGCCGAACCACTGCTCCGACCAGCACGTCTGGTTCCGTGACGCGCTTGCCGCGGGCCCCGGATCCCCGGAGCGGGAACGCTTCTGGTTCGTCCCCGGCCGGGGTGCGGACGGCGAGCTGCCGCCCAACGACTGGACCTCGTACTTCGGCGGCAGCGCGTGGACCCGGGTGACGGAGGCCGACGGCACCGCCGGGCCCTGGTACCTCCACATGTTCGCGCCCGAGCAGCCCGACCTGAACTGGGAACACCCGGAGGTGCGCGCCGAGTTCGAGGACGTCCTGCGCTTCTGGCTGGACCGGGGCGTGGACGGCTTCCGCATCGACGTCGCCCACGGCCTGGCGAAGAAGCCGGGCCTGCCCGACGTCGGCCCGGACCCCGACGTCACCGACCTGCCCTACCAGGACTGCGACGCCGTCCACGACATCTACCGCTCCTGGCGCAAGATCCTCGACACGTACGGCGGTGACCGCACGTTCGTCGGGGAGGTCTGGCTGCCGACCCCCGAGCAGTCGGCCCGCTACCTGCGCCCCGACGAGCTGCACTCGGCGTTCAACTTCGACTTCCTGTGCTGCGCGTGGGACACGGACGCCCTGCGCCGGGTCGTCGAGGAGACCTTCGCCGGGCACGCCCCGGTGGGCGCGCCCCCCACCTGGGTCCTGTCCAACCACGACACGATCCGCCACGTCACGCGGTACGGGCGTGAGGACACGTCGTTCGACATGGGCGACAAGCGGCTGCTCGACCCGAGCGACCCGGTGCTCGGCCGTCGCCGGGCCCGGGCGGCGGCCCTGCTGACGCTGGCGCTGCCGGGCGGGGTGTACGTGTACCAGGGCGACGAGCTGGGCCTGCCGGAGGTGCAGGACCTGCCCGACGCGCTGCTCCAGGACCCCACCTTCGTGCGGTCGGGCGGAGTGGACCGGGGGCGTGACGGATGCCGCGTGCCGTTGCCGTGGAGCGGGTCGGGGGCCTCGCTCGGCTTCTCGCCGGAGCCGGCCACGGCCGCCCCCTGGCTTCCGCAGCCCGCGGACTGGTCCGCCCTGAGCGTCGCCGCGCAGGAGTCGGACCCGGACTCCTTCCTCAGCCTCTACCGGGCGGCACTCGCCCTGCGCCGGGAGCGCCTGGCCGTCCTGCCGGAGGCGCTGACCTGGGTCGAGGCGGGGCCGGGGACGCTGTGCTTCGACCGGGACGGCGGCTTCCGCTGCGTGGTCAACGCCTCGGAGTCCGCGGTGGCGCTGCCGGAGGGCGCGGACGTCCTGATCGCCAGCGGCCCGCTGGCGGACGGGGAACTGCCCCCGGACACGGCGGCCTGGCTGTCGCTCTAG
- a CDS encoding LLM class flavin-dependent oxidoreductase encodes MDENRGDEIRGTARGTASVPLSVLDLVTVGQGRTATQALRTGVDIAKLAESRGFHRYWVAEHHSMPGVASSSPAVILAHLAAHTERIRLGSGGVMLPNHAPLVIAEQFGTLEAMAPGRVDLGLGRAPGTDGATAAALRRTDRLNEGADDFPQQLAELTRFLDDDFPDGHPYARIHAVPGPVQATSPGGVQSAARPPVWLLGSSGFSARLAGVLGLPFAFAHHFSARNTVPALDLYRESFKPSAVLDAPYALIGVAALAADDEREARRQVLTGALSMVRLRTGRPGLVPTPEEAEAYDFSPMEREFVDGWLKDIVHGTADEVRAGLDDLAKRTGADELMITANAHGGDARLRSYELIADAYGLPTAA; translated from the coding sequence GTGGACGAGAACCGAGGCGACGAGATTCGCGGCACGGCGAGGGGGACGGCCTCCGTACCCCTCTCCGTGCTCGACCTGGTGACCGTGGGCCAGGGGCGCACCGCGACCCAGGCGCTGCGCACCGGTGTGGACATCGCCAAACTGGCCGAGAGCCGCGGTTTCCACCGCTACTGGGTCGCCGAGCACCACTCCATGCCCGGCGTCGCCTCCTCGTCCCCCGCCGTGATCCTCGCGCACCTGGCCGCCCACACCGAGCGCATCAGGCTCGGCTCGGGCGGCGTGATGCTGCCCAACCACGCCCCGCTGGTGATCGCCGAGCAGTTCGGCACCCTGGAGGCGATGGCCCCCGGCCGCGTCGACCTCGGCCTCGGACGGGCCCCCGGCACGGACGGCGCGACCGCCGCCGCCCTGCGCCGCACCGACCGGCTGAACGAGGGCGCCGACGACTTCCCGCAGCAGCTGGCGGAGCTGACCCGCTTCCTGGACGACGACTTCCCGGACGGGCACCCCTACGCCCGCATCCACGCCGTCCCCGGCCCGGTGCAGGCCACCTCGCCCGGCGGCGTGCAGTCGGCCGCCCGGCCGCCCGTCTGGCTGCTGGGCTCCTCCGGTTTCAGCGCCCGGCTCGCGGGTGTCCTCGGCTTGCCCTTCGCGTTCGCCCACCACTTCTCGGCCCGGAACACCGTCCCGGCCCTGGACCTGTACCGGGAGTCCTTCAAGCCGTCCGCGGTGCTCGACGCCCCCTACGCCCTCATCGGGGTCGCGGCACTGGCCGCCGACGACGAGCGCGAGGCGCGGCGCCAGGTCCTCACCGGCGCCCTGTCCATGGTCCGGCTGCGCACCGGGCGCCCCGGTCTCGTGCCGACCCCCGAGGAGGCCGAGGCGTACGACTTCAGCCCCATGGAGCGCGAGTTCGTCGACGGCTGGCTGAAGGACATCGTCCACGGCACGGCGGACGAGGTCCGCGCCGGACTCGACGACCTGGCCAAGCGGACCGGCGCCGACGAGCTGATGATCACGGCGAACGCGCACGGCGGCGACGCCCGGCTGCGCTCGTACGAGCTGATCGCGGACGCCTACGGGCTGCCCACGGCGGCCTGA
- a CDS encoding D-2-hydroxyacid dehydrogenase: protein MTTPVILVLDTDPSPRLGRLTGRAVVRYADERTLAERLPGADVLLVWDFTSDAVRAAWPGDGPRPRWVHTASAGVDRLLCPELAASPTVVTNARGVFELPIAEYVAGLVLAFAKDLPRTLELQREHRWRHRETRGLAGTRAVVVGAGPIGREIMRLLHGLGVRVALVGRTARRTIHGIEDLDRLAASADWVIAAAPLTDATRGMFDARFFGMLQPSAHFVNVGRGPLTVEEDLADALRSHWIAGAALDVFQEEPLGPSSPLWDVPGLVVSPHMSGDTAGWRDRLGEQFVSMYELWAAGEQLPNVVDIQRGYVPSPDIHAR from the coding sequence ATGACCACTCCTGTGATCCTCGTCCTCGACACCGACCCGTCACCGCGCCTCGGCCGGCTGACCGGCCGGGCCGTCGTCCGGTACGCCGACGAGCGGACGCTGGCCGAGCGGCTGCCCGGGGCGGACGTCCTGCTGGTCTGGGACTTCACCTCCGACGCCGTACGGGCCGCCTGGCCGGGCGACGGGCCGCGCCCCCGCTGGGTGCACACGGCGAGCGCCGGGGTGGACCGGCTGCTCTGCCCTGAGCTGGCCGCCTCCCCCACGGTCGTCACCAACGCGCGGGGCGTCTTCGAGCTGCCGATCGCCGAGTACGTCGCGGGGCTCGTGCTCGCGTTCGCGAAGGACCTCCCCCGCACGCTGGAGCTCCAGCGTGAGCACAGGTGGCGCCACCGGGAGACCCGGGGGCTCGCCGGCACCCGTGCCGTGGTCGTCGGCGCGGGCCCCATCGGCCGGGAGATCATGCGGCTGCTGCACGGCCTGGGCGTCCGGGTGGCGCTCGTCGGGCGTACGGCGCGGCGCACCATCCACGGCATCGAGGACCTTGACCGGCTGGCGGCGAGCGCGGACTGGGTGATCGCGGCGGCGCCGCTGACGGACGCGACGCGCGGGATGTTCGACGCCCGCTTCTTCGGAATGCTCCAGCCCTCCGCCCACTTCGTCAACGTGGGGCGCGGCCCGCTGACGGTCGAGGAGGACCTGGCCGACGCGCTGCGCAGCCACTGGATCGCGGGTGCCGCGCTCGACGTGTTCCAGGAGGAACCCCTGGGCCCCTCCAGCCCGCTGTGGGACGTGCCGGGCCTCGTGGTCTCCCCGCACATGAGCGGGGACACCGCGGGCTGGCGGGACCGGCTGGGCGAGCAGTTCGTGTCGATGTACGAGCTCTGGGCGGCGGGCGAACAGCTCCCCAACGTGGTGGACATACAGCGCGGTTACGTCCCTTCCCCGGACATCCACGCCCGATAG